The sequence GCCCAGCATCTTGCGGTAGCGGTGCGCCTGCGCCATCGCCTCGCGCGAGCCGGTCAGCACACTTCCCACCGGGGCACCGAGCCCCTTGCTCAAGCACACGCTCACGGTGTCGAAACAGCCCGTGATCTCGCGCAGCTCCACCCCGAGCGCTGCCGCCGCGTTGAACACCCGCGCGCCGTCGAGATGAAGAGGAAGTCCTTCCTCATTCGCCACGGCCCGAACGCCACGAATCACCTCCAGCGGAATCACGGTGCCCCCCGCTTTGTTGTGGGTGTTTTCCAGGCTGATCATGCCGGTGGGCGACTGATGAATGCTGCGCCGCACGGCCAGCCTCACCTCCTCGGGGTCCGGCACCCCCCGCGGCGCGGGGACGAAGCGCGGCACCACGCCGCTGAACGCCGCCATCATCCCGAGTTCCCACTCGTAGATGTGCGCGCCCTCGGCGCAGATCACCTCCTCGCCGCGCCGGGTGTGCAGGGCAATGGCGACCTGATTGGTCATGCTTCCCGAGGGCATAAACAGCCCCGCCTCGTGCCCGGTCAACCGCGCAGCTTCGGCCTGGAGGGCATTGATGGTCGGATCCTCGCCATACACGTCGTCACCGACCTCGGCCTGCGCCATCGCTTCGCGCATGGAGGGGGTAGGCGTCGTGACGGTATCGGAACGGAGATCAGCGATCACACGGGAACTCACAACGGACATGCGCCCCACGATACCGGCCCCTTCCCCATCGCTGGAGCCGGGAGGCAACCTTAAGAAAGACAGTGAAGATGAGAAAGTACACAGGTGGATAAACCCTGCCCTCTAACGTCCCTCCGCGCGTGCCGTAAATGCCCTTCGAAAGCACGCCAAAGGCCGCGCTGAGATAAAAGGCGGCCCAGCCTAACGGTCCAATTAAGATCAGGCGAGGATTAGGTTTACTTTCCACTCAAGCAAAGACTGTGGGGACAGGCGAAACTACGCAGCGTCGAGAGCAAAAACTCCGATTCCAAGGCGTAGACCATTCGGGAACGAGTGGTAGCCCATTTCCTGAGGAGGAATTTCCATGACCCAAGCCAGCCTGATTCGACTTTCCGATCTGAGTAGCGACGCCCAATACAACCTCAACGACATCTACAACCCCGTGGGCGCGACTGCTTACGGCAGCGGCGGCGAAAAGGTCGGTACGGTGCGCGACGCGCTCGTCGAGCCCGAGACGGGCCGTATCCGGTACTTCCTGGTGGACGTGGGCGGCTGGTTCAGCTCCAAGGAAGTGCTTGTACCCGTCGGCTATGGTCGCGTGGACGACAGCGGCGTGTACTTCGACAGCCTGACCAAAGACCAGGTCCGTGATATGAGCGAGTACAGCGCGGGCCAGGCCTACACCGCCGACATGATGGACACCGACGAGCGCGTCCTGCGCGGCGTGCAGGGCGTGGATACCAGCACCTACCGCGAGCGGGTGGCGACGGGCGCCGATACCGAAGTCGCCGATTACCGCCGGCGGGCCTACCAGACCCCGGACCGCCTCCAGCTGCTCGAAGAGCGCCTGGTGGTGAACAAGGACCGCTTCAAGGCCGGCAGCGTGCAGATCGGCAAGCGCGTCGAAACCCACCAGGAGACGGTGTCGGTTCCCCTTCAGCGTGAAGAAGTCGTCATCGAGCGTCATGCGGTAGACGGCAGCCGTCCGGTCGAAGGGGCCGTTCTCGGCGCCGAAAGCCAGACGATGACGGTCGATCTCGAAGCCGAGCGCGCCAGCGTGAGCAAGCAGGCCTACGTGACCGAGGAGGTCAGCGTCGGTAAGCGTGCCGTGACGGAAACCCAGCAGGTGACCGAAACGGTGGGCCGCGAAGTGCTCGAAGTCAACCAGACCGGCGAAGTGCGGACCACCCAGGGCGGCACGATGCAGGGCACGATGGACGTCAACAACCGCGACGGCCTGCGTGACGGCACGCTCGTCGACGACGCCAAGCAGATGGGCCGTGACGCCAAGAACGCTGTTCAGAACGTCGCGGACGACATCGACCGCAAGATCTGAATTCAGGCTTGAGGGTGGGCGGGGGCAACCCCGCCTTTTTCTTTCCACCCGCCTGAGGAAGCCACCAGCTCAGGAGCGGCAGTCACGGCACTGAAGCAAACGGACCTCATCCAGTCACCCTTTCACAAGGAGAGCATCATGGACGACAAGAACAGCGAACAGGTACGTGTATTGCACGGAACCGACTCGGGCGCAGGCGAGCAGACCGCCACCGCCCGCACGCAGGGCGCAGGAAAGGAAGAGCGCCTTCTGCTCTCGACGGAAACGGGTGACCTGAGCGAGCTCGGGCGCGTTCGCCTGCACGAGGAGCGTGCTCAGGTTGATGTGCAGCGCGTTCAGGCGGGTCAGGTGCAGGTTCGCAAGGTGGTCCGCGAGCGTCAGGAGACCCTTCCGGTCACCCTCACCAGCGAATACCTCGAAATCATCGTCAACCCGGAAGCGTCGGGCCGCGTCACGATGGACGGTCAGGTGCTCGAAGCCGGGCGCAGCTACGAGGTGCTGCTGACCGAGGAGCGCGCACAGGTGACCAAGCAGGTCTTCGCGCTCAGCGAGGTCACGGTCCGCAAGCAGGTGCAGACCTCCACCCATCAGGAAACCGTCACCCTGCGCCGTGAGGAACTCGACGTGGTGGATGCCCAGGGCCTGGCCCACGTGATCGAGGAGTCGGCATCCCTCCTGCCTGACCCTGAGCGTCGCTGAGAGCCGCACACTCGACAGGAGAGCTCGCCCCCCACCAAGAGGAGCGAGCTCGAACTTCTGATTCAGCGGCCCTGGTACTGGGGCAGATTCTTCCAGGGGGCCAGGGCGTTCTTGCCCAGGCTCAGGCTCTGGAGGGCCGCGCTGCTGTCGGTCCAGGGAAGGATCATCTGGGGCAGAGGCGCCACCACGTAGGTCGTGCGGTTCCCGAAGTAGTCCGTGTCGACGGCATTCCAGCCGCGCTTCAGGGCCAGCGTCGTGTCCACCTGACCGAGGCCGATACAGTCTCCCTTGAAACTGAAGGTCACGTCCTGGGTCGAGAACCACCACGTCCGGAGCTTGAGGCCTTCCTGCGAGTTCGGTGCTCGATTCTGAACCAGGGTGCGGCCTGTGTCGGTCCTCAACTCGTTGATCGGGTAGACCTTCAGGTCGTCGGGCGCGTCTTGCGTCACGGAGGTGCACAGGCCGAAGACGCTATCACCGGACTCGTTGGGCGGAGTCGGCGCCTGGTATACAGGCAACAGGTCATTCTGGTACGTCGAAGTCATCGTGGCGACGTCCGGCAGCGTCAAACCGAACTTGCCCTGAGAGTCCACACCAGTCCGGATGCCTTCAATTTCCGCCCTGATCTGCGTGTCCTGACCTATCGGAGTGATCTGGCCCAGGATCGCGCCCGCCTGCTCAGTGGGTTGCGGCTCCGGTTCCGGCACGACGGGCGGGCTGCCACACGCAGCGAGAACAAGAGCGGCACTCAGGAAGGCGGGACCCGCCATCATCCGGCTTTTTGAAGTTGGCATGGTCTGATGCTGACGGCCATCGGCCCCGGGCGGCTGTCTTTTGGGTTCAGCCTCCTCGACATGATTTCTCATCTTCAGTCAGGCCAGCGACCATTCGGGCCTGCCTCAGGGACGATCTGCGGCGATGGTCGGCGCCGTGTCCAGCGCGGCCAGGCCTGCCCTCAGCAGCACGTCCTCGCCCCGCGTGAGGCCGCGAATCTCCTCTTCGGTTTCAGCGCGCACCTGATCGGGAATCACCCGCAGCGGGTACAGCGCCCCGCCCGGCTTGGCGTAGTTGGTGATGGTGAGTTGCAGCGCGGCGTTCTCGCCCACCTCGAATACGCGGGTGGCGGTGTTGCCCACGCCCGCCGTCTCTTCCCCGATAATCGGGCCGCGCTTCGCGTACTGCACCTCGTAGGCGAAAAACTCGCTGCACGAGGCGCTGACCTCGTTCACGAGGACAGTGATGGGACCGGTCCAGAGCTGCGGGTCGCGCACCCCGCCACGGGTTCGCCCGTTCTCGATCCACTGGCCACGCCGCACGACGGTCTGCCGGTCGCCCCCCGCTTCCCGCGCGATCCGGGTGAAGGTGGGCACGAAGGCGCTGACTGCGCTGTCGCACTCGCGCAGGCTGCCGCCCGTATTGCCGCGCAGATCCACGATCACGCCACGGGCGCCGCGCCGCTTGGCCTCACCGACGAGATCGTGCACCCGCTGGGCGATGCCGCCGTCGGAGAGGAACGTGGGAATCCTGAGCAGCGCCACGTCATTCAGCGGCCCGACATAGCTCAGACGCGGCAGGTCGCGGGTGCTGCTCTCGCCCGCTTGCAGCGACAGGTTGATCCGCAGACCGAGGCGGTCGACACCAAGCTTGATCGCGCGTCCCTCGCGCCGCGCCGCCTGGAGTTCGGTGTACCTGTAGGGCTGATCGTTGAGCGTCTGGATGAGGTCGCCGCGCTGCAAGCCCGCCACTTCCGCCGCACTTTGCGGCACGACCTCGAGCACCACCCGGTTCTCCCCGTCGAGGCGGGCGAGCTTGACGCCAAACTGCCGGCGGTTGCCTCCGGTCGCACTCGCCACGAAGTCCTGAAACTCCTCAGGAAGCTGGAAAAAGCTGTGCTCGTCACCCAGCGCCGTGAGCTCCGCTTCGAGCACCGGGTAAGCCTTGGTCTCCGGGCAGGTGGCCGGCGTCGGGGCACACACCGCGTCGAGCCGCACCTGATACTCGCGGGCGAGCGCGGCGCGGTCCACGGTGGACAGCCCCCCGTAGCGGCTCTGAATCAGGTCATTGACCTCGTCGAAGATCTGCTGGGCAGGCGACTGCCGCGCGGGCTGCGCCGGAACCGCCGGATTCTGAAACTGCGCCTGCACGCTGGGGAGCGCCAGCGATCCAGGCGAGGCTGGACTCGCTGCCTGTCCCGCCGAGACGGAAGCCAGCAGCAGGGCCGAGAGCCCCAGCGAAACCGCAGTACGGGACGGAAGCGATGTCATGGTATGAACCATTGTGAAGACTGGAGATGGGAAAGGGATGGGAGCGAAAAGCTAGAGCAGTTACAAAAAAAGCATAAGAACGGTTACAGAAAAAACAGACAGAATCAGCTTCTTGCAAAAGAAGCTCCGCCCCCCAAGATCTGGGAGGCGGAGCCGGAGGTGCGGTTGAACTTTACGCCTGCTGCGCGGCCTTAGCCTTGTTGATGGCGCGGGCGAGGCGGCTCTTCTTGCGGGCAGCGGCGTTCTTGTGCAGGGTGCTGCCCTTGGCGGCCTTGTCGATCAGGCTCTCGGCACGCTGCTGCAGGGCCTGCGCGTCCTCGGCGGCGCCCTGTGCGGCGACGACGGCCTTCTTGCTGAAGGTCCGAATGGTGCTTTTCTTGGCGCGGTTGGCGGCGCGGCGCTTGAGGCTCTGGCGGTGACGCTTCTGGGCGGATTTATGACGTAGGGCCATGCGAATTCTCCTTGTTCTCCCGCTTATGCGGGGCGGTTCCCAAGAGAGGCGGGAACGCGAGCGTCCGAAACGCCAGTGGCGTCCAGCGCACTCCGGCGGTGGCCTGGAGCTTTCCACCGGAGCTGCCCACCTGTCGGGAGGCAACCTCCGCAGTATGCCGCCCCGGAGGGAAGCGGGTCAAGCGCCATACTGCCGGGCATGAACCGCCCGCGCCGCCGCCCCCGGCCCGCCTCTTCCCCCCGCCCTGAGGCCCCAGACAGGTCACCAGCGCAACCAGACCCGTCGCCTGACCCGACCGGGGCGGGACGCGCCCGCAGGCCCCGCACCCGCGAGGAGGAGCGCGAGGCCCTGCTCGCCTACGCCTTTCGCGCGCTCGGCGCCCGCGCGAACACGGCGGCGGAGTTGCGCGGCAAGCTCGCGCGCCGCTGCGAGGACGAAGAGATGGTCGAGGACGTGCTGCGGCGCGTGCAGGAACTCGGCTACCAGAACGACGCGGAGGTCGCGCGTTCGGAGGGGCGCAGAAGCGGGGTGGGCACCTTCCGGGTCCGGCAGACCCTGAAACGGCGCGGCGTGGACGCCGAACTGATCGACGAGACCTTGCAGGCCCGCGACCCGGACGCCGAACAGGAGGACGCCGCGCGGCTGCTCGCCCGGCGTTGGCCCGCGCTGAGGGGCAAGCGTGACCCCCGTGCGAGCGCCTA is a genomic window of Deinococcus reticulitermitis containing:
- a CDS encoding threonine aldolase family protein, whose product is MSVVSSRVIADLRSDTVTTPTPSMREAMAQAEVGDDVYGEDPTINALQAEAARLTGHEAGLFMPSGSMTNQVAIALHTRRGEEVICAEGAHIYEWELGMMAAFSGVVPRFVPAPRGVPDPEEVRLAVRRSIHQSPTGMISLENTHNKAGGTVIPLEVIRGVRAVANEEGLPLHLDGARVFNAAAALGVELREITGCFDTVSVCLSKGLGAPVGSVLTGSREAMAQAHRYRKMLGGGMRQAGVLAAAGLVALREGPDRLAEDHRRTRELAGALLEAGFDLDLEAVQTNIIYARVEDAAQRVQAWAERGVLASALSHDRVRFVLHHQVSDGALAAAARVLTS
- a CDS encoding PRC and DUF2382 domain-containing protein, translating into MTQASLIRLSDLSSDAQYNLNDIYNPVGATAYGSGGEKVGTVRDALVEPETGRIRYFLVDVGGWFSSKEVLVPVGYGRVDDSGVYFDSLTKDQVRDMSEYSAGQAYTADMMDTDERVLRGVQGVDTSTYRERVATGADTEVADYRRRAYQTPDRLQLLEERLVVNKDRFKAGSVQIGKRVETHQETVSVPLQREEVVIERHAVDGSRPVEGAVLGAESQTMTVDLEAERASVSKQAYVTEEVSVGKRAVTETQQVTETVGREVLEVNQTGEVRTTQGGTMQGTMDVNNRDGLRDGTLVDDAKQMGRDAKNAVQNVADDIDRKI
- a CDS encoding YsnF/AvaK domain-containing protein — its product is MDDKNSEQVRVLHGTDSGAGEQTATARTQGAGKEERLLLSTETGDLSELGRVRLHEERAQVDVQRVQAGQVQVRKVVRERQETLPVTLTSEYLEIIVNPEASGRVTMDGQVLEAGRSYEVLLTEERAQVTKQVFALSEVTVRKQVQTSTHQETVTLRREELDVVDAQGLAHVIEESASLLPDPERR
- a CDS encoding S41 family peptidase, translated to MTSLPSRTAVSLGLSALLLASVSAGQAASPASPGSLALPSVQAQFQNPAVPAQPARQSPAQQIFDEVNDLIQSRYGGLSTVDRAALAREYQVRLDAVCAPTPATCPETKAYPVLEAELTALGDEHSFFQLPEEFQDFVASATGGNRRQFGVKLARLDGENRVVLEVVPQSAAEVAGLQRGDLIQTLNDQPYRYTELQAARREGRAIKLGVDRLGLRINLSLQAGESSTRDLPRLSYVGPLNDVALLRIPTFLSDGGIAQRVHDLVGEAKRRGARGVIVDLRGNTGGSLRECDSAVSAFVPTFTRIAREAGGDRQTVVRRGQWIENGRTRGGVRDPQLWTGPITVLVNEVSASCSEFFAYEVQYAKRGPIIGEETAGVGNTATRVFEVGENAALQLTITNYAKPGGALYPLRVIPDQVRAETEEEIRGLTRGEDVLLRAGLAALDTAPTIAADRP
- the rpsT gene encoding 30S ribosomal protein S20; translation: MALRHKSAQKRHRQSLKRRAANRAKKSTIRTFSKKAVVAAQGAAEDAQALQQRAESLIDKAAKGSTLHKNAAARKKSRLARAINKAKAAQQA
- a CDS encoding RecX family transcriptional regulator — translated: MNRPRRRPRPASSPRPEAPDRSPAQPDPSPDPTGAGRARRPRTREEEREALLAYAFRALGARANTAAELRGKLARRCEDEEMVEDVLRRVQELGYQNDAEVARSEGRRSGVGTFRVRQTLKRRGVDAELIDETLQARDPDAEQEDAARLLARRWPALRGKRDPRASAYAFLARRGFPSGVIWAALREVSEAYEEGGEGQEGSETPEGWPEEAE